In Brassica napus cultivar Da-Ae chromosome A3, Da-Ae, whole genome shotgun sequence, the sequence ccgtttttgttatttcgagctgcgactcaattaggtttagccgtcttaggtttctagaactaggaatctcgccgacagctctcgagcccaggcttataccttgttgtaaacgctcatacacagattcggaataagatctactttgctctcttttttcgatttcttattcttatcgttgttattctcgtgttctgattgcttcatgtgtggtaattagcagatatccgagtcctctgggaaattagggttttcctagtttccttatttaaacggaaatcgacagtgcgaatttcggttcccacagtatggcgctagaaggaggggggtacggatcaatctaacccgcaaaagccacatcacgctcaatcagacatgtcaactaacaacgcggataacgtgcagactcctcttaaagGAGGCAGcagcaccgatctccacactccagcagcggacgtatccgcggccaacgcactaGCCAACGCCGTGatgctcgaggagtttaaaaagatgttcgccacctatgagaaaaggtcggaaaaacaggataagctcgtgagttccttgaccaaacaggttgaaaccttaacggcaaggactcgagcaatccgtccccgcgaaaccaccaaaatccgcgggaagaagctcgacttcgctaccccactcgacagatctggagtcgcgcgggaacgaccttcggtcaaaaccctagcgagaaatctcctatcgaaaaggggaaccctgaaagtcctccgccccctgcaaaggattCGGAGGACAACGAAGCCGAacgcattgacctggatcctagcgatgtctccaacgacaccgacgaggatgtcgacagacatccaagaaggaccagaagccgatctgctcgggaaggctccccgtccgaaaaaccaatgacagaagaagaggaaatcgcctattggaacgaacaagaggagctggctgaaaggcaaaccgaggTCACTTGCAGTAAACGCcaacaggctcggaaatctactgacgagacatcggatgtccgcgatcttcgcgactacatcaccaagactgcagCGGAAGTGAGGGCCAtgaagtctcaaatccatcatgctactagtgctgcccccgaaattgatcgactgctggaaggagctcggaagaccccttttaccagtcgcatttcggacatgagagtatccgatccgggaaaaatcaaagtaccgaagtacgatggtacgcctgatccaaaagcgcaccatcaggctttccacatcgcgatgggaagagctagaCTGAAGGATAGCAAAACggatgccggctactgccgcctgttcgtcgaaaatctggaaggagcggcgctcgaatggttcgcacgccttcaaCGCAACACTATCGGGAGTTTCcaacagctcgcatcggaatttcttaAACAATACTTTGtgttcatagacagagaaacttcctatgtcgatctctggagtctctcctggagggaagacgaacccctccacGAGTTTATCCGccttcaagctgataatgtccagggtcagcgggataagcgacaaagtggccattgacgcgctgagaaagaagctctggtacaagtcaaaattcagaaagtggataaccctcgacaaaccgcgaacgaatcaggacgccctccacaaagcaacaggactacatcatagtcgaggaagaaactaaagtcttatcgcaaaaacctaaggcggcaagaccatcctcgaaggACGTGGATCCGAAAACaagaaagaagaactctcgtaacgacaagtacgtctaTCACGAGGGGAAAGATCTCTAAGGGGCGCATAATTATacgatcaattcggatcaaggccgaacCACGGGCAACACGTGGACCTGCAATCAAgagtatgacgaaaacaccttatgctagttccaccagtcccgaggacactccacgaccaacggcaaagtcttgggagcaaggctggccgcgaagctactcgctggagagctctcggaagtaaccagcgtcaaggatctcatcctcgaatctaatcgccctccaaagacggatagaaatccgcccgctgaaaaatcccctcaacgaaaccagccGGGGGATAAACGCGATAGGAGGCCATACGACAAGGGGaatgataacaatcgtcgcagagtcaacatgatcatcggaggatcacaatactgcagcGATACTGTTTaagccatcaaggcttaccaacggaaggaagagtcgagtgcaaattggcctacatggacTCCTCCCtgagatggccaaaattgctcgatcaccttcacaaaggaggaagccggcggcatcgatcaacctcactgcgatccgctcgtcatagatctcgtcatacgagacttagaagtcggaagggtactcgttgacacgggaagcacggtcaacgtgaTCTTCcacgacactctcaagcggatgagaatcgaactcggagaagtaattccgacgccaaaaccactcatgggtttttcaggcgaagtatcgatgactcttggatcaatccagttgccagtcatggccaaggagatcacgaaaatcatcGAGTTCGCGGtatcgatcatcccgctatctacaacgtgatcatgggaactccATGGCTCAATGCCATGCAAGCAGTTCCAtcaacctaccacctgggtctcaaatttCCGACaccaagcggagtcgcggctatctggggatgccaaaaacagtcgtggctatgcttcctcgcagagcacaagttaagacaaatcacgacttctgcaaCAACGaatcgcaaacgcacgaagatggatcaatcttcggccaaaaacgcCCCAAGGAAAGACGAATTAAAATCGTCTGCCGACGCAAGCGCATCGGACGTCAAAACTCGACACGAGTCCAAAGCCGACGCCACAACTCAACTGGAATATCCGGAAAATAGCcttgacccagccacgatcaacacggtcaaggcggacagcGCGACgtctaccgccgagtaaaaacgctcgcggcatgaaacagaactacgagatggcttgatcctcgaaaggggtacgtaggcagctcgtcaaaagacgagttcagctatccccctctctaaaaaggggggggggagtgggtgcgtatactcgtatactcccattcagaaaaatcttcattattgtaatcgagtttttagaaacttcaaaaacttttactacaatctACGTTGCTCCTTTTTATCaaaaacgtttacgcttcagttaaACGCAAAAACTTTCAGGACACACCTGGAAACGTTAAGACTCTTTTTTGCGGCCCTATCCGGCCCGAAATCATAAAgttatcatctttcaaacactTAAAGACacacgtataatcctcgaaacaactgctagacgtcgcaaaagttaaaatttgaagataattcgaacaaattgtccgaacgcgaccaccaaaaaccttacaccccgttcgtcgattggccccgacgaacaagccagccgtcttaaacaaacgcaatcgaCCACTCTTTTAATCTTCAAAACGTCCAAcaaaggacgaaagcgcgctacaacaaaaatccgaaattttggtttagcacttccagttggcttaaaaattgcctctgagaagatgctcgagaacctatcgcggactttaaatcggtacgagtcaggaagaaatcacaacaggaaaaacgatagccggctagtcaccacacaaaccttaaccgaaagtaaacctaggtcttgccctaaacccaacgctctggtctcaaacatctcaagacatgatatctaaaagatacgagatcctaaaccatgtctctctgTTCACATTTCAATGTtcccgaaaatcgtaaagataagtaaTTTTATACGAACCAACTGATTgaacgtctcatcggaattaaatatgagacgacaactcatatttacttcgaACCTACTCCGGAAAATTCGAAATGaaatattcatcatatatataaaaccgcgtaaagcggtaagggattcaaagccaccaacggccagttcCGATTAGTaataaaaacggccaaaacaggcccatacaatCTCTCGAAATAAAGGCCACATTCGGCCGCAAACATAGAATGGAAAGAAAAGCATCTTCCTCTCAGCAATCACTCCGCCTCTCATGgcccaaagtcaaagtccccggacaacgaagcaccgaacgcatccgcaggacggtccacttcctcgccatcaTCAGGAAGCCCGGTCGGAACctctacggtatcaggagaaaccgggatggaatcccagaacctttggatcctctcgtcgatcgaaggaatgagcgcctcagcgtggACACGTTCGTTCATGccgctcttcatcaagctcatttcctgcTCGAACACATAGTCGTCGGCTTGTGttctccaaagacttccgactgAACCGCGGCACTCACGGAAATCACctaccgaggtaaaggcatccTTGAGGTTTCCGTATTCGACCTGGAACTCAGAaccacgagtcttcatcacctcgacaatttcACTTTTGCCCTTCCTTTCCGCTTTACGGatggcccgcgcatgatcacgagtaagttgtGCTTCTAGCTCCGACACCTCaccttgcacgcgagcgagatctcgctccgctttctccgctttgaaACGATAGACCATAGCTTCCCTATGGCTCGCTTCAATGGCCGAGCCAAGCAAGTTAAGGCCCTGCAAAACCAATTAACTAGTTATAAGCAGAAAAAGAAACACCTAGGCAATCACAAAAAATTTCGAGAAAATCATACCCCGTTGATAATACAAGACCCTTCCGCGACAACCTTCGGCCTTCCTGTTTCATTCGTTGGTAgaggagcatcgaagcccgaGGGTAAACCAGCAAAAAAATCGTCGAAATCCGGAATAGGAACCTCGCTATAACCGCTTCCGTCGCCATAAGCAAGGTCTGGATCCCATCCCGGAAGCATAGAatcatccatcgaaaactctatcgATATCCTTCCCCTTTGAAGAGTTCCACCCGTCACAGCAGCGGGGGCAGCGTCGGGACTCTGATCATCGGGCTCGGAGTCGTTCCCCGCTTCCACAGGATCGGGACACACAAACCTTATAGCCTTCCGAACTCGTTTCGGCGTgaaagaagtccagaaaaacGGACCATTCCTAAGAAGGTCCCTCACTTCAATGATATCCTCGGGAAACGGAGCCagcgggttgatgaagggacgatcgttcggcaacctccggagtagtgggatacaactctcttCGACTGACGCAGCATCTATacgaacaaagaagaaaaatttcttccacgagttgaagttggaGCTGAACCTCTTAACCACCGACATGAAGCTCCGATGGACCAGCCTATACTTTTCCTTATCCTTGACAAGCTGTAGCCTTAAAAGCGCTTCAAATTGATCAACGGaaagggagagaccatgctcatagctcaggatcaggattccaataaggtgctgaatggcaagaGGATTTAGCTGGTTTATTGCCACCTCGAAACGATCCAATACTCGGACAACGATTTcaggaatcgggaaccacaagcgacaacgcactacgaacacttcgtagcaagtaaagtaaccctccggggggttaTCAGCGCGTTTACCTCGAcgaggaacccggaactccaccgTACTCGGAATACGATAGAACGATCGCATGATCTCGAGAAACTCGGCGGTACTCCTGCTCAGTGCCCCTTCCTCGATCGCACGATGGGTCAGGACCGGGAATGACTTCTCTTTGGGAGGAGTCATCGAACCGTAATgcgcaacccaccatgcctcattCTCGGCGGGATCTACCGAGTGAGGCACAAACTCCATCATCGGAACAACGAGCTCTTCATGAGCACTCGCTGATGAAGACTCTTTtctcgcaatctttttcttgctcgacatttCATACTTTCTCTTTTGGAAAATAGAGGGAAATGATGGAGAGAACGAAAGAAAGTTTTTCTTAAGAGAAATCTTagagaaaacaagaaagtgaaaaaactgtgaaacaagttacctcccttcttataggcatgagaatttACTATTCAaactcggactttcggatattaattccgtccaacacgcctaacttgccaaacatgcctaaccgcacgctaggaccCTACGATGCATGGTCCTAACGGGCTGgagggctaactgttggggtcaaaaacggtcacgacggaattaacACCCGGAAACCCTCGGAAATCATATTTTCGAGAAGATAGTAAAAGAAAATTACGATTCTcataaaaaataaccaatacgaagtttttacgaaaaagtatccTTGAAAGCTCAAAATGGACAACTCGAGCTCAATCATTGCGAAACTACCGCGCATGCACGCTatccggtcgctacatagcaaccaagtccaagccaaagctcggtcgctacttagcgaccgagcgtccgtccgctcggtcgctacatagcgaccgagcccgagtcaagctcggtcgctacgtagcgatcgagcgtaCGTCCCGCtaggtcgctacgcagcgactgagcccaagccaagctcggtcgctacgtaccgaccgagcgtccgtcccgctcggtcgctatgtagcaaccgggctcgagccaaagtttggtcgctgcgtagcgaccgagctcttccgaacatcgatacgacaccagtccatgcattctcgtcaaaccttcaaatgctatctcccgaagaccgtagcgagtttagtctatgttttccgctattctaaatcatcgatcaaactttgcggattaaaAACCGTGGAAatttcgttctttatcgaaagaaatcgtaataaacgtgtcgagtcggaagacggcccatagggacctaagacacgactccaGGCcaatcctacgatttcttaactaaaagcccataaaccacagcacggtttacgtttggtccacaaggaagaataaatgtcaagtttccgcggataaatacttaagttttgaagataattgtgaagatcgggaaaaatagaatatctccatttttatgctatgacggcttaaaggcagaagagtaaaagcgttaaccgaccttggagctagtatataaggagttctaGGCGAGGACCGCAGGAGAGAGaaatttttcagagcaaacttagcacttagagcaatttaggcaattttccgtttttgttatttcgagctggaCTCAAATAGGTTTacccgtcttagggttgctagaactaggaatctcgccgacagctctcgagcccaggcttataccttgttataaacgctcatacgcagattcggaataagatctactttgctctcttttttcgatttcttattcttatcgttgttattctcgtgttctgattgcttgacgtgtggtaattagtagatatccgggtcctttgggaaattagggtttttctagtttccttatttaaacggaaatcgacagtgcaaatttcggttcccacaaatcTGATCGTTGCAAACTATTCTCATTCTCCCTAGAAGGAGAAGCCCTCAGGTTGGTAAACTATTTAGCAGCAGGATCACTCACTTGTTGGGAAGAGATTAGAAGTGCCTTCCTTAGAGAATTTTTCACTGATGAACGCTACTGGGAAGTAAGAAAGCAAATTTCTACATTTCGCCAAGGTCCACGCGAATCGTTTAAAAACGCCTGGGGAAGATTCAGAGGCTATGAACTTGAATGTCCCCATCATGGTTATTCAAaaccacaacttcttaacatctTTTATGGAAGTGTTAACTTGAGCTATTAAACCACACTCGATAGCGAGTGAGGGAAATTTCATCACTAGGAATCCCGAAGAAGCCAAACGTCTTATATATGACAACGGGAAGATCCTATGAAAAGATGGATGAAGAGATAGAAAAATCCACAAGTCCAAAAGACAATTCTGATTTGATAGAAATTAAGAATTCCCTTAAGTCCCTTCGTtcctttcttcaaaacaaacacTGATCTGATATAGCCCAGATCAACGACAACGCTTTGTGTGACACCAATGATTATTTGGATGAAGGAACAAACTGTTCCGATCCCTACTCTGTGCTTAACGTCGATAGCtttacccaagcttatgacaCTGCTGTAAAATCACGTACCGGAAGAGGGAGATTCAATATCAGACAAGCTCTTACTGGCAACCGTAAGACAAAATCGGAGTTTAacggaaaaataaatatggtttaCGGAGAATTAATGGAGAAAGCAGATTCTTTGGGAGAACTAATCCGAAAATTAGAAGGTCAAGTAGCTGAAATTGCAACTGCCATAAAAAGAGATGCAGGATGTCTTCCCGGAAGAACTGATTTAAACCCGAGACGTCAAGTCAGTGCCGTAATGTTGCGCAGCGGGAAAAACCTTGCAGCAGATACGAGGAATAACACAGATGTTGGAAAACCTGACAACACTGACAAAACCGGCAAAAGCAACTCTCATCCTATTCTTTTTAACGATCTTGACCCAAATCCATCTCAAGAGAACCGGAAAACCACCGCTGAAAAGGCTAAGGAAAAGATAATAGACTTAGAATTTGAAGAAGATACGGAGATTGAGGACAAGATCGATCGACAGTACGGAACTAACGTCGATCAACCTGAAAGACATACCATCGGTCGACAGCCTGAAAAACCAGTCGATCGACGGTCTACTCAACCCAAACCCATAATTGAAAGAGTCTACAGAACTTTACCCCCTTTTCCTCCTAAAATGCAAACTAAGAAATCATTAGAGAACGCGATCTGCAAGAAAGCCTTAGATAAGATTTCTGTTGAGATTTCCCTTAGTGATGCTATAAAGATAGCACCTTCGATTAAGAAGTATATAAAGGACATGACATCTCCAAACTACCCAATTGCAGAACATAGCGTGATGATGATTTCAGAAGAAGTAAGCGCTATGATTAGAGGATAAACTCCAACAAAAAGACCAGATCCTGGTAGTTTCGTCCTAGattgtaaaatagaaaacacGCGTTTTCCTAGATCATTATGTGACCTCGGCTCTAGCGTGAACCTTATGCCTTACTCTGTTGCAGTAACTTTAGGATATAAAGAGTTTATGCCAACTCCGATCACCCTGGTTTTAGCTGATAGATCTATCAGGGTACCCGAAGGAATTCTCGAAGATGTTCCCATAAAGATTAATGATTGCATCGTGCCTACGGATTTTGTTGTGTTAAAATACATACAAGAACCCAAAGACACCCTCATTCTGGGTCGGCTATTCCTAGCTACAGCTGGAGCAATCATTGATGTCAAAGAAGGACGAATTAATTTGAACATAGGGGATATCTCGATGACTTTTGATATGGAAAAACTGATTAAGCGACACCTAATAGATGACCAGGCTTTCTACGTGGAAAAAGTTTCTGAGGATGAAAAAGACTCTGTCATAAACATGTGTTCAGACAACCCTTTAGAAGACACCCTTAACCACGtggaaaatgaaattttcagCATATCAGATAGAACAGACGATTACATGCGACTAATGGACGCTAGCATCGAAGTTGCAAACGTAGAAGAAAATGACGACTCAGAAgttgtcatcgatcgataccttcAAGAtactatcgatcgacaacctccctCGCAATCAAATAGGTCTAAAGATAGAGCACCAAAGGTAGAATTAAAACCTCTACCCAATGGTCTTAAGTACGCTTACCTTTATGACCAGTCCTACCCTGTTATCGTCAACGCAAATCTCACTAGTGGAGAACTTGCTTTATTACTAAATAAATTGCGCAAGTACAGGAAAGCGATCGGATATTCTCTCGATGACATTTCTAGAATCTCTCCCGATCTTTGCATGCATCGAATCAACTTGGAAGATGACGCTAAAACATCAATAGAGCAGCAAAGGAGATTAAATTCGAATCTAAAGGAAgtatttaaaaaggaaattataaaACTCCTTGATGCTGGAGTTATTTACCCTATTTCGGATAGCAAATGGGTAAGCCCGTACATGTTGTACCTAAAAAGGGAGGTATCACTGTAGTGAAGAATGAAAATGACGAACTCATTCCGACTCGTACCGTTACTGGTCATCGGATGTATATTGATTATAGGAAATTGAATGTCGCTACTAGGAAAGACCATTTTCCCCTTCCctttattgatcaaatgctgGAGAGATTAGCTAATCACCAGTATTACTGTTTTTTTGATCGATATTCCAGATTTTTCCAAATTCCTATACACCCggatgatcaagaaaagacaacGTTTACATGCCCCTCTGGAACTTTCGCATATCgcagaatgccatttggtctttgTAACGCCCCCGCCACTTTCCAACGTTGCATGATGTCAATGTTTACGGATATGATCGAGGACTTCATGGAAGTATTCATGGATGACTTTTCAGTCTACGGCTCAGATTTTAAGAGTTGCCTAGATAATTTATGCAAAGTACTGGAAAGATGCGAAGAAAAGAACCTTGTCTTAAACTGGAAAAATGTCATTTCATGGTTAACGATGGAATAGTGTTAGGACATAAGGTTTCGGCCGCTGGTATAGAGGTAGAAAGAGCTAAGATTGATATAATGACCAGTTTACCTCCACCCAAAACTGTTAAAGACGTGCAAAGTTTTCTCGGACACACCGGATTTTACAGGAGATTTATACTGGATTTCAGCAAAATCGCTAGACCTCTAAACAACCTGTTATGCAAGGAtattaaattcgattttacccCTGAATGCATGAAAGCTTTTGAAGATTTAAAGAAATCCCTTATCACTGCTCCCGTCGTACAAGCCCCCGACTGGAATCTTCCTTTCGAAATCATGTGCGATGCGAGCGATTTCGCAATTGGAGCAGTTTAGgccaaatgaaaaacaaaaagctACACGCCATTTACTACGCCAGCCGCACGCTTGATGAAGCGCAACGAAATTAcgcaacaacagaaaaagaactATTAGCTGTAGTTTACTCTTTTGAAAAATTCCGTCAATACTTGATTGGCTCACGAGTGATAGTTCACATTGATCACGCTgccatcaaatatttaatgcaaaagaaagatgctaAACCTCGACTCATACGCTGGATACTACTACTCCAAGAGTTTGACATTGAGATTAAGGATAAGAGAGGAGTAGATAATGGAGTCGCTGACCATCTTTCCCGGATAAGAATAGAGGATGATGTCCCTATAGACGATTTCTTCCCCACAGAGAATGTTGCACACATAGATACGTCTTTCGTCGGTAAAATATCTCTCACATCTGAAGatctatcgatcgatgagagaaGTGGCATATCGATCGATTTACGTAgtgatacatcgatcgatgacgaAAATGATGTAACTTATCAACTCTTCAATAACCAAGATCACGAACCCCCGTCTATTAAAATCAATTTCAATTTACAAGTTAATGTTTCCGGTGATGAGATTAATCTTAAACCTGAAGAATTATCACAACGGGAGGTAGACGCGATTGGTAGAAAATCAAATAACCGACCCTGGTATGCCGACATAGTTAACTATTTGGCAGCTGAGGTTGAGCCAGACGAAGTCAAGGGATATATGAGGAAGAAATTTTTCAGAGAAGTAAGACGCTATCATTGGGATGAACCTTACCTCTATAAGCATTGTTCTGATGGCATATATAGACAATGCGTATCCGAAGCTGAAATTCCGGACATTATTTACCAATGTCACGGAGCTGATTATGCAGGACATTTCGCTACCtttaaaacagttttaaaaatcCTCCAAGAAGGATTTTGGTGGCCGACCACTTTTTGCGATGTCCACGCATTTATAACCCAATGTGACAGATGCCAAAGACGTgaaaaaatcagcaaaagacacgAAATGGAACAGAAGTTCATTCTTGAAGTTGAAGTCTTTGATTGCTGGGGTATCGATTTTATGGGACCATTCCCGTCTTCAtatggaaacaaatatatactagTCGCTGTAGACTACGTATCCAAATGGGTCGAAGCAGTAGCTTCTCCTACCAATGACGCATCTGTGGTTATTAAACTCTTCAAGAGTACAatctttccaagatttggaGTCCCAAGAGTAGTCACTAGTGACGGTGGAACtcatttcattaacaaaatctTTGATAGATTGCTTAAATAGAATGGTGTTCATCATAGAGTAGCCACACCTTACCACCCACAAACTAGTGGACAAGTAGAAGTCTCTAACCGGCAAATTAAGGAAATCTTAGAGAAAACCGTAGGAACCTCCAGAAAAGATTGGTCTAGGAAACTAGATAATGCACTTTGGGCCTACAGGACCGCCTACAAAACGCCGTTAGGAACAACACCATTCCACCTCCTTTATGGCAAATCATGTCATTTACCAGTAGAAATGGAGCACAAAGCAGCTTAGAGCATGAGCATTGGTGAACCCCCCATTGGGGTTcacccaatttttttaatatttttggtgGGGCCATAAATAGTTATGAACCTGTATTTGTTGTTTTCTGCATTAGTGAACCCGAAGAAGGAGTtcataggaataaaataataatataaattaaaaaaaagaaaatttcaaattattgagaatacataaataaaatattaaaatatattataaatattttaaaactttttattcaatacataagagtagattacataaattgagaaatagaagaacat encodes:
- the LOC125607249 gene encoding uncharacterized mitochondrial protein AtMg00860-like; this encodes MRRKEPCLKLEKCHFMVNDGIVLGHKVSAAGIEVERAKIDIMTSLPPPKTVKDVQSFLGHTGFYRRFILDFSKIARPLNNLLCKDIKFDFTPECMKAFEDLKKSLITAPVVQAPDWNLPFEIMCDASDFAIGAV